The sequence GGGGGTGCGTCTGGGTTGCCTCAATCATGCCTTGCTGACGGCAGATGCAGTCCGGCGTAGCGGTTTGCCCCTGGCAGGATGGGTGGCCAACTGCGTGGACCCGGCCATGGCGATGCAGGAAGAGAACATTCAATACCTCTCCAGGCACCTTTCCTGTGAAATGCTGATGCGGGTGCCATACTGCGTTGCGGGTCAAAAAGCTGAATCGAATCAAGACCCAGAAGCCCTTGAGCGGCTACGGGCCTTGGTGCGCAAACATTGAACAGGCGCGGCTTTCGTTGAGTAGGGTGGCCGGTTTTGCTAATATTGCCGCGACTTTTTGTCGCACCCCTTGATCCAGGTCAGGGAAGAAGAAGCCGACACATCGCCGAATAAGCCCGGCGTGAGTTTACGACGCCCGTTCTGCGGGCGCTTCGTCATGGGGACTATATGAAGAACAAAGCAACCAGCCTGCTCGCCGCATTCGCTGCTGCAGCCAGTGTTTCCGCCTTGGCGGATTACCAGTTGAACCTGCCGGAGCCTGTTACCAAGGTCGCGCAGGACGTCTACGACCTGCACACCATGCTGCTTGTCATTTGCGGCGGTATTTTCGTCGTGGTGTTCGGCTTGATGTTCTATTCGATCTTCAAGCATCGCAAGGCGGCTGGCCACAAAGCGGCCAATTTCCACGAGAGCACGACGGTCGAGATTATCTGGACCATCATTCCCGTGCTGATCCTCGTCGGCATGGCCATCCCCGCCACCAAGGTGGTGCTGGCGCAAAAAGACACCCGCGGTGCCGACATGACCATCAAGGTCACTGGTTACCAGTGGAAGTGGGGCTATGACTACCTTGATGAAGGTGTCAGCTTCCATAGCCGCCTTGCGACGCCGCAGGAACAGTTCGAGAACTTTGCCGGTGAAAAGCCGACCCGCAATGCCGACTACCTGCTGGAGGTCGACAATCCGATGGTGGTGCCGGTGGGCAAGCGCGTTCGCATTCTCACGACTGCCAATGACGTGATCCACTCATGGTGGGTGCCGGCATTCAGCGTCAAGCAGGATGCCATCCCCGGCTTCATTCGCGACACCTGGTTCAAGGCCGAGAAGGAAGGCGTCTACCGCGGTCAGTGTGTGGAGCTGTGCGGCAAGGACCACGGCTTCATGCCCATCGTCGTACATGTGGTCTCGGAAGAGAAATACAAGGTCTGGGTGGAAGAGCAGAAGAAGCTGATGGCTGCCAACCAGGATGACCCGAACAAGGTCTGGACTCAGGCCGAGCTGGTCGAGCGTGGCCAGAAGGTGTACGAAGCCAATTGCGCGGTCTGCCACAAGTCTGACGGCGCCGGCATGGGCGCGTTCCCGGCCTTGGCGGGTTCCAAGGTGGTCCTCGGTGACAAGGCTGCACAGATTGATCTGATTCTGAAGGGCAAGAACGCCATGCCTGCTTGGGCATCGACCTTGTCCGATACGGAAATCGGCGCGGTAATCACCTACACCCGCAATAGCTGGAGCAACAAGACCGGCGAAGTCGTACAGCCTACTGATATCAAGGCTGCCCGTTCCTGATGCCCGGATCGCGAGGATAACTACATGACTACTACCACGCACACGCCAGATCACGCGCACGATCACGATCATGCGCACGACCACCCCACGGGCCTGGCCCGTTGGGTGACTGCGACCAACCACAAAGACATCGGTACGCTCTACCTGTGGTTTGCCTTCATCATGTTCCTGACCGGTGGCGTAATGGCCCTTTGCATCCGGCTGGAGCTGTTTTCGCCGGGTCTGCAGTTCTTCAAGCCCGAACTGTTCAACCAGTTCACCACGCTGCATGGCCTGATCATGGTGTTCGGCGCCATCATGCCGGCCTTCACCGGTCTGGCTAACTGGCAGATCCCCCTGATGATCGGCGCCCCGGACATGGCGTTTGCACGGATGAACAACTGGTCGTTCTGGTTGTTGCCGCCGGCTGCCATCCTGCTGATGATCAGCTTTGCTGTACCTGGCGGTGCTGCCGCCGCAGGCTGGACCCTCTATGCGCCGCTGGCTACCCAGATGGGCATGGGCATGGATCTGACGATCTTCGCGATCCACATCATGGGTATCTCGTCGATCATGGGTGCGATCAACATCGTCACCACGATCCTGAACATGCGCGCACCCGGCATGACGCTGATGAAGATGCCGATGTTCTGCTGGACCAGCCTGATCACGGCGTATCTGCTGATTGCCGTTATGCCGGTTCTGGCTGGCGCGGTGACCATGGTGCTGACCGATCGTCACTTCGGTACCAACTTCTTCAATGCCGCAGGTGGTGGTGATCCGGTTCTGTACCAGCATATCTTCTGGTTCTTCGGTCACCCCGAGGTGTACATCATGGCGCTGCCCGCATTCGGTGTGGTCAGTCAGGTGATCCCGACCTTCGCCCGCAAGCCGCTGTTCGGTTACCACTCG comes from Chitinimonas sp. BJYL2 and encodes:
- the ctaD gene encoding cytochrome c oxidase subunit I, giving the protein MTTTTHTPDHAHDHDHAHDHPTGLARWVTATNHKDIGTLYLWFAFIMFLTGGVMALCIRLELFSPGLQFFKPELFNQFTTLHGLIMVFGAIMPAFTGLANWQIPLMIGAPDMAFARMNNWSFWLLPPAAILLMISFAVPGGAAAAGWTLYAPLATQMGMGMDLTIFAIHIMGISSIMGAINIVTTILNMRAPGMTLMKMPMFCWTSLITAYLLIAVMPVLAGAVTMVLTDRHFGTNFFNAAGGGDPVLYQHIFWFFGHPEVYIMALPAFGVVSQVIPTFARKPLFGYHSMVYATSSIAILSFMVWAHHMYTTGMPATAQIFFMFATMLIAVPTGVKVFNWIATMWKGSMTFETPMLFAIGFVCLFTFGGFSGVVLSVAAVDIQLQDTYYVVAHFHYVLVAGALFSLFAAVYYWLPKWSGYMYNETAGKVHFWWSMIAFNVTFFPMHFLGLAGMPRRIPDYATQFTEFNTMATFGAFAFGIAQVYFLFGVLLPCLRGGSGPAPQRPWEGAHTLEWEVPSPAPFHTWETPPSKEVVDELSAKQMLH
- the coxB gene encoding cytochrome c oxidase subunit II translates to MKNKATSLLAAFAAAASVSALADYQLNLPEPVTKVAQDVYDLHTMLLVICGGIFVVVFGLMFYSIFKHRKAAGHKAANFHESTTVEIIWTIIPVLILVGMAIPATKVVLAQKDTRGADMTIKVTGYQWKWGYDYLDEGVSFHSRLATPQEQFENFAGEKPTRNADYLLEVDNPMVVPVGKRVRILTTANDVIHSWWVPAFSVKQDAIPGFIRDTWFKAEKEGVYRGQCVELCGKDHGFMPIVVHVVSEEKYKVWVEEQKKLMAANQDDPNKVWTQAELVERGQKVYEANCAVCHKSDGAGMGAFPALAGSKVVLGDKAAQIDLILKGKNAMPAWASTLSDTEIGAVITYTRNSWSNKTGEVVQPTDIKAARS